A DNA window from Paraclostridium bifermentans contains the following coding sequences:
- the gpmI gene encoding 2,3-bisphosphoglycerate-independent phosphoglycerate mutase, whose translation MKKPVALIIMDGFGCSEVKIGNAVASAKTPNLDKLHENYPHTLIQASGLDVGLPDGQMGNSEVGHTNIGAGRIVYQDLTRVSKAIEDGELFKNDVLLEAMKNGKEHSLHLMGLVSNGGVHSHIDHLKALIKMAKENGVENVYVHAFTDGRDTDPKSALTFIEDVEKYMQEVGVGKFASVSGRYYAMDRDKRWERIQLAYEAMVDGKGETATSAKEAVEKAYKENKTDEFVLPTVIVEDGNPVGLIKENDSIIFGNFRPDRARQITRALVCDEFVGFERPCMKTYFVCLTTYDITIKNVHVAFKPQSLENTLGEYLAKNGKTQLRAAETEKYAHVTFFFNGGVEEPNKGEDRLLVPSPKVATYDLQPEMSADELTEKMLKAIDEDKYDFIVLNYANPDMVGHTGVIEAAVKAVEEVDKCVGQVTNKVLEKGGVALITADHGNAELMQDPETKTTITAHSTNPVPFMVVGDEYKSSKLREGGRLSDIAPTVLGIMNLQKPEEMTGDSLIQK comes from the coding sequence ATGAAAAAACCAGTAGCATTAATAATAATGGACGGTTTTGGATGTAGTGAAGTAAAGATAGGAAATGCAGTAGCAAGTGCAAAAACTCCTAACTTAGACAAATTACATGAAAACTACCCTCATACTTTAATACAAGCTAGTGGTCTTGATGTTGGTCTTCCAGATGGACAAATGGGTAACTCAGAAGTTGGTCACACAAACATCGGAGCAGGAAGAATAGTATATCAAGATTTAACTAGAGTTAGTAAGGCAATAGAAGATGGAGAACTTTTCAAAAATGATGTCTTATTAGAAGCAATGAAAAATGGGAAAGAACATTCACTTCATTTAATGGGATTAGTATCTAATGGAGGAGTTCATTCACATATAGACCATTTAAAAGCTTTAATAAAAATGGCTAAAGAAAATGGTGTTGAAAATGTATATGTTCATGCATTCACAGATGGTAGAGACACTGATCCAAAGAGTGCTTTAACATTCATCGAAGATGTTGAAAAATACATGCAAGAAGTAGGAGTGGGGAAATTTGCATCAGTATCTGGTAGATACTATGCTATGGATAGAGATAAAAGATGGGAAAGAATACAACTAGCTTATGAAGCTATGGTTGATGGAAAAGGCGAAACTGCTACTTCTGCAAAAGAAGCAGTAGAAAAAGCTTATAAAGAAAATAAGACTGATGAATTCGTACTACCAACTGTAATAGTTGAAGACGGAAACCCAGTAGGTCTTATAAAAGAAAATGACTCAATAATATTTGGTAACTTTAGACCAGATAGAGCAAGACAAATAACAAGAGCATTAGTTTGCGATGAATTTGTTGGATTTGAGAGACCATGTATGAAAACTTACTTTGTTTGTTTAACTACATATGACATAACTATAAAAAATGTACACGTAGCATTTAAACCACAAAGCTTAGAAAATACATTAGGAGAATATTTAGCTAAAAACGGTAAGACTCAATTAAGAGCTGCTGAAACAGAAAAATATGCTCATGTTACTTTCTTCTTTAATGGTGGAGTTGAAGAACCAAACAAAGGTGAAGATAGATTATTAGTACCATCTCCAAAGGTTGCAACATATGATTTACAACCTGAAATGAGTGCTGATGAATTAACAGAAAAAATGTTAAAAGCTATAGATGAAGATAAATATGACTTTATAGTACTAAACTATGCTAACCCAGATATGGTTGGACATACTGGAGTTATAGAAGCAGCAGTTAAGGCTGTAGAGGAAGTTGATAAATGTGTTGGACAAGTTACAAATAAAGTTTTAGAAAAAGGTGGAGTAGCTTTAATAACAGCTGACCATGGTAATGCAGAATTAATGCAAGATCCAGAAACTAAAACAACTATAACTGCGCACTCAACTAACCCAGTACCATTTATGGTTGTTGGTGATGAATACAAGTCTTCTAAACTTAGAGAAGGTGGAAGATTATCTGATATAGCACCAACTGTACTTGGCATAATGAATTTACAAAAACCAGAAGAAATGACTGGAGATTCATTAATACAAAAGTAA
- the eno gene encoding phosphopyruvate hydratase encodes MSLIDLVYAREVLDSRGNPTVEVEVVLESGVTGRAIVPSGASTGAFEAVELRDGDKGRYLGKGVEKAVDNVNEIIAPELEGMDATDQPGIDGLLIELDGTPNKGKLGANAILGVSMAVARAAAEEVGLPLFQYIGGVNAKQLPVPMMNILNGGEHADNNVDVQEFMILPVGAKSFREGLRMGAEVFHSLKKVLGENGLACGVGDEGGFAPNLDSNRAALELIVEAISKAGYEPGKDVMLGLDVAATEMYNKETKKYVLAGEGKELTSAEMVDLYEDWANNFPIITIEDGLDEEDWDGWKVLTDRLGNKLQLVGDDLFVTNTERLERGIEAGVANSILVKVNQIGTLTETLDAIEMAKRAGYTAVISHRSGETEDTTIADLAVAVNAGQIKTGAPSRTDRVAKYNQLLRIEEMVGESARYCGLNSFYNLKK; translated from the coding sequence ATGTCATTAATCGATTTAGTATACGCTAGAGAAGTATTAGATTCAAGAGGAAACCCAACTGTAGAGGTTGAAGTAGTATTAGAAAGTGGAGTAACTGGTAGAGCTATAGTTCCATCAGGAGCATCAACAGGAGCTTTCGAAGCAGTTGAGTTAAGAGATGGAGATAAAGGAAGATACTTAGGAAAAGGTGTTGAGAAAGCTGTTGACAACGTTAACGAAATAATAGCACCTGAATTAGAAGGTATGGATGCAACAGACCAACCTGGAATAGATGGATTATTAATAGAATTAGATGGAACTCCAAACAAAGGTAAATTAGGAGCAAACGCTATATTAGGTGTTTCTATGGCTGTAGCTAGAGCTGCTGCTGAAGAAGTTGGTTTACCATTATTCCAATACATAGGTGGAGTAAATGCTAAGCAATTACCAGTTCCAATGATGAACATACTAAACGGTGGAGAGCATGCTGATAATAACGTAGACGTTCAAGAGTTCATGATATTACCAGTAGGTGCTAAATCTTTCAGAGAAGGATTAAGAATGGGAGCAGAAGTATTCCATTCATTAAAGAAAGTTTTAGGTGAAAATGGATTAGCTTGTGGTGTTGGTGACGAGGGTGGATTCGCTCCAAACTTAGATTCAAACAGAGCTGCTTTAGAATTAATAGTTGAAGCTATATCAAAAGCTGGATATGAGCCAGGAAAAGACGTTATGTTAGGACTTGACGTTGCTGCTACAGAAATGTACAACAAAGAAACTAAAAAATACGTTTTAGCTGGAGAAGGAAAAGAATTAACTTCTGCTGAAATGGTTGATTTATATGAAGATTGGGCTAACAACTTCCCTATAATAACTATAGAAGATGGATTAGACGAAGAAGATTGGGATGGATGGAAAGTATTAACTGACAGATTAGGAAACAAATTACAATTAGTTGGAGACGACTTATTTGTTACTAATACTGAAAGATTAGAAAGAGGAATAGAAGCTGGTGTAGCAAACTCTATATTAGTAAAAGTTAACCAAATAGGTACTTTAACTGAGACTTTAGATGCTATAGAAATGGCTAAGAGAGCTGGATACACTGCAGTTATATCTCATAGATCTGGAGAAACTGAAGATACTACTATAGCTGACTTAGCAGTAGCTGTAAATGCTGGTCAAATAAAAACTGGTGCTCCATCAAGAACTGATAGAGTTGCTAAATACAACCAATTATTAAGAATAGAAGAGATGGTAGGGGAGTCTGCTAGATACTGCGGATTAAACTCATTCTATAACTTAAAGAAATAA
- the rpoN gene encoding RNA polymerase factor sigma-54, whose amino-acid sequence MNFNNRLELTQSQKLVMTTQLKQSLAILNMSKVELEEEIRKESEENPLLDIERKEEIDWEAYVKNMDTGYKREVNYNPDNDLNLENMIKEDVNLYEHLSLQIGLYKISDLEKEVCNYIIDSLDEDGYLRFSEEIMLNELKELNVDEDTFLECLEKVQQLDPIGVGARDLVECLILQIENSGEYDEDLINIIKEDLDLIASNKVKEISKKHKIPMQRCVNLVHKIKSLDPRPGRLCCSEKTVYVQPDVIVEKIDNEFIVYKNEKDSYMLKINNFYKEVLRNTSSDNDAKEFIKSKLNSATSLVKNIQSRNNTILKIAETIVSCQEEFFNKGPQFIKPLKLKDIAHIIDCHESTVSRGVNGKYMLTPFGVYEFKYFFSSAIETQNDEMASSTSIKKIIKETIKSENKKKPLSDEQLSKILKESGISVARRTVAKYREELKIPSSSKRKEY is encoded by the coding sequence TTGAACTTTAACAACAGGCTAGAATTAACTCAATCTCAAAAGCTGGTGATGACTACACAGCTAAAACAGTCATTAGCAATACTCAATATGAGTAAAGTTGAATTAGAAGAAGAAATAAGAAAAGAATCAGAGGAAAATCCCTTATTAGATATAGAACGAAAAGAAGAAATAGACTGGGAAGCTTATGTGAAAAATATGGACACCGGATATAAAAGAGAAGTAAATTATAATCCAGATAATGATTTGAATTTAGAAAATATGATAAAAGAAGATGTTAATTTATACGAACACTTAAGTCTTCAAATAGGATTATATAAAATTAGCGACTTAGAAAAAGAAGTTTGTAATTACATAATTGATAGCTTAGATGAAGATGGATATCTAAGATTTTCAGAAGAAATAATGTTGAATGAGTTAAAAGAGTTAAATGTAGATGAAGATACATTTTTAGAGTGTTTAGAAAAAGTTCAGCAGCTAGATCCTATAGGAGTTGGGGCTAGAGATTTAGTTGAATGTCTAATCTTACAAATTGAAAATTCAGGAGAATATGATGAAGATTTAATAAACATAATCAAAGAAGATTTGGACTTAATAGCTTCTAATAAAGTTAAGGAAATAAGCAAAAAACATAAGATTCCGATGCAAAGATGTGTTAATTTAGTTCATAAAATCAAGTCATTGGATCCTAGACCTGGGAGATTATGTTGCAGTGAGAAAACGGTATACGTGCAACCTGATGTTATAGTTGAAAAAATTGATAATGAGTTTATAGTTTATAAAAATGAAAAAGATTCTTATATGTTAAAGATTAATAATTTTTATAAAGAAGTACTTAGAAACACATCATCAGATAATGATGCTAAAGAATTTATAAAATCAAAATTAAATTCTGCTACTAGCTTAGTAAAAAATATACAAAGTAGAAATAATACAATACTTAAAATTGCAGAAACAATAGTTTCTTGCCAAGAAGAATTTTTTAATAAAGGACCACAATTTATAAAACCACTAAAATTAAAAGATATAGCTCACATAATTGACTGCCATGAATCTACAGTAAGTAGAGGCGTAAATGGAAAATATATGTTAACTCCATTTGGAGTATACGAATTTAAATACTTCTTTAGTAGTGCCATCGAAACACAAAATGATGAAATGGCATCTAGCACCAGCATAAAAAAAATAATAAAGGAAACAATAAAGTCTGAAAATAAGAAGAAACCGTTAAGTGATGAGCAACTATCTAAAATTTTAAAGGAAAGCGGAATTTCAGTAGCTAGACGTACTGTAGCCAAGTACAGAGAAGAGTTAAAGATACCTTCATCTAGTAAAAGAAAAGAGTATTAA
- the gap gene encoding type I glyceraldehyde-3-phosphate dehydrogenase, which yields MVKVAINGFGRIGRLALRRLMEQTDKFEVVAINDLTDAKTLAHLFKYDSAQGRFNGEIEVKEGAFVVNGQEIKVTAERNPADLPWKELNVDIVLECTGFFTSQEKAGLHLEAGAKKVVISAPATGDLKTVVFNVNHDILDGSETVISGASCTTNCLAPMAKTLNDKFGLQKGFMTTIHAYTNDQNTLDGPHAKGDLRRARAAAANIVPNTTGAAKAIGLVIPELKGKLDGGAQRVPVITGSLTELVCTLDKKVTVEEINAEMQAAANESFGYTEEPLVSSDIVGIEFGSLFDATQTKVMEVNGEQLVKVVSWYDNEMSYTSQLIRTLGYFANLAK from the coding sequence ATGGTTAAAGTAGCAATTAATGGATTTGGAAGAATAGGTAGATTAGCTCTAAGAAGATTAATGGAGCAAACAGATAAATTTGAAGTAGTAGCAATAAATGACTTAACAGACGCTAAGACATTAGCTCACTTATTCAAATATGATTCAGCTCAAGGAAGATTCAACGGTGAAATAGAAGTTAAAGAAGGAGCTTTCGTAGTTAACGGACAAGAAATAAAAGTTACTGCTGAGAGAAACCCTGCAGACTTACCTTGGAAAGAATTAAATGTTGATATAGTATTAGAGTGTACTGGATTCTTCACTTCTCAAGAAAAAGCTGGTCTTCATTTAGAAGCTGGAGCTAAAAAAGTTGTTATATCAGCACCTGCAACAGGAGACTTAAAAACAGTAGTATTTAACGTTAACCATGATATATTAGATGGAAGCGAAACAGTTATATCAGGGGCTTCTTGTACAACTAACTGTTTAGCACCAATGGCTAAAACTTTAAATGATAAATTCGGATTACAAAAAGGATTCATGACTACAATACATGCATACACTAATGACCAAAATACTTTAGATGGTCCTCATGCTAAAGGAGATTTAAGAAGAGCTAGAGCTGCTGCTGCTAACATAGTTCCTAACACTACAGGAGCTGCAAAAGCTATAGGTTTAGTTATACCAGAATTAAAAGGTAAATTAGACGGAGGAGCTCAAAGAGTTCCAGTTATAACTGGTTCTTTAACTGAATTAGTTTGTACATTAGATAAAAAAGTAACTGTAGAAGAAATAAATGCTGAAATGCAAGCTGCTGCTAATGAATCTTTCGGATATACTGAAGAGCCATTAGTATCTTCAGACATAGTAGGAATAGAGTTCGGATCATTATTCGATGCAACTCAAACAAAAGTTATGGAAGTAAACGGAGAGCAATTAGTTAAAGTTGTTTCTTGGTATGACAATGAAATGTCTTATACTTCTCAATTAATAAGAACTTTAGGATACTTCGCTAACTTAGCTAAGTAA
- a CDS encoding CdaR family transcriptional regulator → MAINKISKNLAQEIVNAVKEVVDKDINFIDKNGVIIGSTDKNRLNTFHQAGYKAVKTLSNITVEDNSEYEGSKKGINYPIKINKDAIGAIGITGEPSEVSKYGFLVTKITEIFIKEQELNYKYEADKQRINYVVKSLIYDSIEDKNEIESILEQFGIGVNQKFAVVLMKIKKNHNDREVEIIEEDISKVFDSIGNIFKIYVYPNECIALVNEQKYEKLKLVYMDILNKYKDKLNGGVGRLKDLYDTHKSYQEARIALQYSKKNNKILTYIDDLDLELILENLDMEIKNQYIEKVLKNLDDEDINLLEIYYKNDMSLKATSEELYIHKNTLQYRLERIYQRSGLNPRYFKESVVLYIAIAIRLSKFN, encoded by the coding sequence ATGGCTATAAATAAAATTAGTAAGAATTTAGCTCAAGAGATAGTGAATGCAGTTAAGGAAGTTGTAGATAAGGATATAAATTTCATTGATAAAAATGGAGTTATAATAGGTAGTACTGATAAGAATAGGTTGAACACATTTCATCAGGCTGGATATAAGGCTGTGAAGACTCTTAGTAATATAACTGTTGAGGATAATTCTGAGTATGAAGGTAGTAAAAAAGGAATAAACTATCCTATAAAAATCAATAAAGATGCAATAGGAGCTATTGGAATAACTGGAGAACCGAGTGAAGTAAGTAAATATGGTTTTTTAGTAACTAAGATAACTGAAATATTTATAAAAGAGCAAGAGCTAAATTATAAATATGAAGCAGATAAGCAACGAATAAATTATGTAGTTAAGTCTCTTATATATGACAGTATAGAAGACAAAAATGAGATTGAAAGTATTTTAGAGCAATTTGGGATAGGAGTAAATCAGAAATTTGCTGTTGTACTTATGAAAATCAAAAAGAATCACAATGATAGAGAAGTAGAAATTATAGAAGAAGATATAAGTAAGGTATTTGATTCTATAGGTAATATCTTTAAAATATATGTTTATCCTAATGAATGTATAGCTTTAGTAAATGAGCAAAAGTATGAAAAACTTAAACTTGTTTATATGGATATATTAAATAAATATAAAGATAAGCTAAACGGTGGAGTAGGAAGACTAAAAGATTTATATGATACTCATAAATCATATCAAGAAGCTAGAATAGCACTTCAGTATTCTAAAAAAAATAATAAGATATTAACTTATATAGATGATTTAGATTTAGAGTTGATATTAGAAAATCTAGATATGGAAATTAAAAATCAATATATAGAAAAAGTTTTAAAGAACTTAGATGATGAAGATATAAATTTATTAGAAATTTATTATAAAAATGATATGTCATTAAAAGCAACATCTGAAGAATTATATATTCATAAAAATACTTTACAGTATAGATTAGAGAGGATTTACCAAAGAAGTGGACTAAACCCTAGATATTTTAAAGAGTCAGTAGTTTTATATATAGCAATAGCTATACGATTATCAAAATTTAATTAA
- a CDS encoding phosphoglycerate kinase, producing MSMLNKKTIEDINVCGKKVLVRCDFNVPLKDGVITDENRLNGAMPTIKYLVDNGAKVILCSHLGKPKGEAKPELSLAPVAKRLSEMLGKEVVFAADENVVGENAKTAVEKMENGDIVLLENTRYRKEETKNEENFSKELASLAEIFVNDAFGTAHRAHCSTVGAGEFLNEKVCGYLIQKELKFLGEAVANPVRPFTAILGGAKVSDKIAVINELLEKVDNLIIGGGMAYTFLKAQGYQIGTSLVEEDKVEYAKEMMEKAKAKGVKLLLPVDNAVADKFSDVAPVITEDANIPEGFMGLDIGPKTIEEYVNTVNASKTIVWNGPMGVFEFENFAKGTLAVAKTMAALENATTVIGGGDSAAAVNQLGFGDKMTHVSTGGGASLEFLEGKDLPGISALDNK from the coding sequence ATGTCAATGCTTAATAAGAAAACTATAGAAGATATAAATGTGTGTGGTAAAAAGGTTTTAGTTAGATGTGACTTCAACGTACCTTTAAAGGATGGGGTTATAACTGATGAAAATAGATTAAACGGAGCTATGCCTACTATAAAATACTTAGTAGACAACGGAGCAAAAGTTATATTATGCTCTCACTTAGGAAAACCAAAAGGTGAAGCTAAGCCAGAATTATCTTTAGCACCAGTAGCTAAAAGATTATCTGAAATGTTAGGCAAAGAAGTAGTATTTGCAGCTGACGAAAACGTTGTAGGGGAAAATGCAAAAACTGCTGTAGAAAAAATGGAAAACGGAGATATAGTATTATTAGAAAATACTAGATATAGAAAAGAAGAAACTAAAAATGAAGAAAACTTCTCTAAAGAGCTAGCTTCATTAGCTGAAATATTTGTAAATGATGCATTCGGAACTGCTCATAGAGCTCACTGTTCAACAGTTGGGGCTGGAGAGTTCTTAAATGAAAAAGTTTGCGGATACTTAATACAAAAAGAATTAAAGTTCTTAGGAGAAGCTGTAGCTAATCCAGTAAGACCTTTCACTGCTATATTAGGAGGAGCAAAAGTTTCTGATAAGATAGCTGTTATAAATGAATTATTAGAAAAAGTAGACAACCTAATAATAGGTGGAGGAATGGCTTACACATTCTTAAAAGCTCAAGGATACCAAATAGGAACTTCATTAGTTGAAGAAGATAAGGTAGAATACGCTAAAGAAATGATGGAAAAAGCAAAAGCTAAAGGTGTTAAATTATTATTACCAGTAGATAATGCTGTTGCTGATAAATTTTCAGATGTTGCTCCAGTTATAACTGAAGATGCAAACATACCAGAAGGATTCATGGGACTAGATATAGGACCAAAAACTATAGAAGAATACGTAAATACAGTAAATGCTTCTAAAACAATAGTATGGAATGGACCTATGGGAGTTTTCGAATTTGAAAACTTTGCAAAAGGAACATTAGCTGTTGCTAAAACTATGGCAGCTTTAGAAAATGCTACAACAGTAATAGGTGGAGGAGACTCTGCTGCAGCTGTTAACCAATTAGGATTTGGAGATAAGATGACTCACGTTTCTACAGGTGGAGGAGCTTCTCTAGAATTCTTAGAAGGTAAAGACTTACCAGGTATATCAGCATTAGACAATAAATAG
- a CDS encoding glycerate kinase family protein, giving the protein MKIVISIDSLKGSLTSIEAANAIKKGILSVDNKSDVVIMPLADGGEGTVEALVQGMNGEEKVITVTGPINEKVNATYGILKETNTAIIEMAQASGLPLVPAELRNPLNTTTYGVGEIIKEAIEKGCRNFIVGIGGSATNDCGVGMLQALGFEFYDENDNLVGLGGKVLNQIKRINTENKLKELDECNFKIACDVNNPLYGENGAAYIYGPQKGATKEIVKELDKGLKNFAEVVKKDLGKDIAHIEGAGAAGGLGFGFLGFLNSKLESGIKIILDEIKLEEVVKDADLVITGEGRLDNQTAMGKAPIGVAKLAKKHGAKVIAIAGCTTPDAVKCNEEGIDAYFSIVNKAMTIDEAMKKENATQNMIETTIQIFNLIKAVKN; this is encoded by the coding sequence ATGAAAATAGTAATTTCGATAGATTCGTTAAAAGGAAGTTTAACTTCGATAGAAGCAGCAAATGCAATTAAAAAAGGAATATTAAGTGTTGATAATAAATCAGATGTAGTGATAATGCCCCTTGCAGATGGAGGCGAAGGGACTGTAGAGGCTTTAGTACAAGGGATGAACGGAGAAGAAAAAGTAATAACTGTAACAGGACCTATAAATGAAAAAGTAAATGCAACTTATGGAATATTAAAGGAAACAAATACAGCAATAATAGAAATGGCTCAAGCATCAGGATTACCATTAGTTCCAGCAGAACTTAGAAATCCTTTAAATACAACAACTTATGGAGTTGGAGAAATAATAAAAGAAGCTATAGAAAAAGGATGTAGAAACTTCATAGTTGGAATCGGTGGAAGCGCTACAAATGACTGTGGGGTAGGAATGCTTCAAGCATTAGGATTTGAGTTTTATGATGAAAATGATAACTTAGTAGGATTAGGTGGAAAAGTTTTAAATCAAATAAAAAGAATAAATACAGAAAACAAATTAAAAGAATTAGATGAATGTAATTTCAAGATAGCATGTGATGTAAATAATCCTTTATATGGTGAAAATGGAGCAGCTTATATATATGGACCTCAAAAAGGCGCAACTAAAGAAATAGTAAAGGAATTAGATAAAGGACTTAAAAACTTTGCAGAAGTTGTAAAAAAAGATTTAGGAAAAGATATAGCTCACATAGAAGGAGCAGGAGCAGCTGGAGGACTAGGATTTGGATTCTTAGGATTTTTAAATTCTAAATTAGAGTCAGGAATAAAGATAATTCTAGATGAAATAAAGTTAGAAGAAGTAGTAAAGGATGCAGATCTTGTTATAACAGGGGAAGGAAGATTAGACAATCAAACTGCTATGGGAAAAGCACCAATAGGAGTAGCTAAGTTAGCTAAAAAACATGGAGCAAAAGTAATAGCAATAGCAGGATGCACTACACCAGATGCAGTTAAATGTAATGAAGAAGGTATAGATGCTTATTTCTCTATAGTAAACAAGGCTATGACAATAGATGAAGCAATGAAAAAAGAAAATGCAACTCAAAACATGATTGAAACAACAATACAGATTTTTAACCTTATAAAAGCAGTAAAGAACTAA
- a CDS encoding sugar-binding transcriptional regulator, whose protein sequence is MNDLINIQKKLIPQVIEIMERRYSILRQISLSEPIGRRTLSNMLEISERIVRSETEVLKEQNLINVAVSGMTVTEEGLELLDQLKDIMNDVMGLSQLQHKVKEKLGIKKVIIVPGDFEKNESLLKDVAKQGAEYFLSILKDNSVVAVTGGSTMLEFANSLKSDKKYNQTTIVPARGGVGKDVETQSNNIVAILGKKLGAHYKLLHVPDELGVEAMKTLSLEPEIHKTLNFVLNTDILVFGIGRADEMATRRKLPKEQVKEILSKGAVGEAFGYYFNKNGEIVYELNTVGIKLETFKSVKNNIAIFAGSSKAEAVTAISKLNDNMVIITDEQSAYKILEVN, encoded by the coding sequence ATGAATGACTTAATTAATATACAAAAGAAACTAATTCCACAGGTAATAGAAATCATGGAAAGAAGATATTCTATATTAAGACAGATATCTTTAAGTGAACCAATAGGAAGACGTACATTATCAAATATGCTAGAGATTAGCGAAAGAATAGTTAGATCAGAGACAGAAGTCTTAAAAGAACAAAATCTAATAAATGTAGCCGTTTCAGGAATGACGGTGACAGAAGAAGGATTAGAACTTTTAGATCAACTAAAAGATATTATGAATGATGTTATGGGTCTTTCACAGCTACAACATAAAGTTAAAGAGAAATTAGGAATTAAAAAAGTTATAATTGTTCCTGGTGACTTTGAAAAGAATGAGAGTTTATTAAAAGATGTAGCAAAACAAGGTGCTGAATACTTCTTAAGTATACTAAAAGACAATAGTGTCGTAGCAGTAACAGGTGGAAGTACTATGCTAGAGTTTGCTAATAGTTTAAAAAGCGACAAAAAATACAATCAAACGACTATAGTTCCTGCTAGAGGAGGAGTCGGAAAAGATGTAGAAACTCAATCTAATAACATAGTAGCTATATTAGGAAAAAAATTAGGAGCACATTACAAATTACTTCATGTACCAGATGAACTAGGTGTAGAAGCAATGAAAACGCTTAGTCTAGAACCAGAAATACACAAAACATTAAATTTTGTTTTAAACACAGATATACTTGTATTTGGAATTGGAAGAGCCGATGAAATGGCTACAAGAAGAAAATTACCAAAAGAGCAAGTTAAAGAAATTTTATCTAAAGGAGCTGTAGGTGAAGCATTTGGATATTATTTCAACAAAAATGGTGAAATAGTATATGAATTAAATACTGTAGGAATAAAATTAGAAACATTTAAATCTGTAAAAAACAACATAGCAATATTTGCAGGATCAAGCAAAGCAGAAGCGGTTACTGCAATATCTAAGTTAAATGATAATATGGTCATAATTACAGATGAACAAAGTGCTTATAAAATATTAGAAGTAAATTAG
- the tpiA gene encoding triose-phosphate isomerase, whose amino-acid sequence MRKPIIAGNWKMHKTIAEAVEFVNEIKGKVNNTDVEAVICAPFTLLKDLKEATKGTPIKIGAQNMHYADNGAFTGEISAPMLKELDIDYVVLGHSERRQYFNETNETVNKKVLKALEAGIDPILCIGETLEEREADKTKDVCKVQTEKALENVTAEYMKKVVIAYEPIWAIGTGKTATAEQANDVIAYVREVVKGLYGEEISEEVRIQYGGSVKPSNVSEIMNQTDIDGALVGGASLQPADFTELVNF is encoded by the coding sequence ATGAGAAAACCTATAATAGCAGGAAACTGGAAAATGCACAAAACTATAGCAGAAGCTGTAGAGTTTGTTAATGAGATAAAAGGAAAAGTAAATAATACAGATGTAGAGGCAGTTATATGTGCTCCTTTCACTTTATTAAAAGATTTAAAGGAAGCTACAAAAGGAACTCCTATAAAAATAGGTGCTCAAAATATGCACTATGCAGATAATGGAGCATTTACAGGAGAAATATCTGCACCTATGTTAAAAGAATTAGATATAGATTACGTAGTATTAGGACATTCTGAAAGAAGACAATACTTTAATGAAACTAACGAAACAGTTAATAAGAAAGTATTAAAAGCTTTAGAAGCTGGAATAGATCCAATATTATGTATAGGTGAAACTTTAGAAGAAAGAGAAGCAGATAAAACTAAAGATGTTTGTAAAGTGCAAACTGAGAAAGCTTTAGAAAATGTAACTGCAGAATATATGAAAAAAGTAGTTATAGCTTACGAGCCAATATGGGCTATAGGAACTGGAAAAACTGCAACTGCTGAGCAAGCTAACGATGTAATAGCATACGTTAGAGAAGTAGTTAAAGGATTATACGGAGAAGAAATATCAGAAGAAGTAAGAATACAATACGGAGGAAGTGTAAAACCTTCTAATGTATCAGAAATAATGAACCAAACTGATATAGATGGAGCTTTAGTTGGTGGAGCTAGTCTACAACCAGCTGACTTCACAGAACTTGTTAATTTCTAA